TAAACACTACTTTTTGTCTAAACataggaaaaagaaacaaaacaaaaaacattatgcGGAGTGTTTTGCATTTAAGAGGCCTGTTACATTATACATTGTTCACATGTTAAAAGTTCTCTTTAAATATAGTCTATTAACTGTTTTAGagcaggaaataaaataaaaaaaaaatacaatatttctatataatatgcatttatattcgtttttatttttttatttttcctgtaacCACAAGTTATCTTTGTATCTGTCTGTCTCGTTCCCAAGGAACATGTGGTGGGCCCGACCCTTCCTGCCTGCTCTGGTTCTTCTCTCAGAGCTCTCTGTGGTCAAAGTCCAGACCGCACCTTGTCAGACCTGTCAAAAACTCACTGAGAGTTTCATCAAGGTATTGATGGTAACGCATTGAACCATCAGTTTGTTTTGGCACTCTCTAAGCTGTGCTTCTTTTAATACTCAAAGCCTCTCTGAAATGTTCTCAATGGTAGGGTTTGGAGCGAACAGCCAACAAGAATTTTGGAGGAGGTAACACTGCATgggaggaggagaagctggCCAAGTATGCACGCAGGTAGGACCAAGTGTGCCTTCAAGTTGTACCAACCAGCTAAATAATGTGATATTATTATCTTTTATTAgtattaaatattataaattataatatTAGAAATAATAACATGTgagagtttattttaaattaagcttATGTTGGCCAAGAGACATACTATTTTGGTGGCATAGTTCTGCATGTGTTCTTTTATTTGATTACTGGTTTTCCCCTCTAATTACTGACTTCTTGTTTCAGTGAGACACGGCTTCTTGAGATAGTAGAAGCTGCTTGTGAGAAAACAGATTTTGATTGTAACCGGCTTCTGGAGCAGATAGAAGACCAGGTAGAGACATGGTGGTTCCACAggtaaatacattaaaacattaaatctaTATAAGCTGCAATTTCAaaatagactttaaaaaaatctgattatcaatACTGTATTTGCCAAAGGGTACTTGTTATTCCAATTTTAAGTAGTCTGTCTCAAATTTGAATAACTTTCAGTTAATGTGTAGTTAAGATCGATAACCTGGTGGCTCCAGCTTGTTTAATCGTGTTGCTCTGATATGTATAATCCTGCTCCTGTTTTATTTCAATGACACGCTTGGTTTGCCTTCCAGGCAGCAAGAGGCACCAGACCTGTTTGAGTGGCTGTGCATAGAGGAGCTGAGACTCTGTTGTCCAGCTGGACGCTTTGGACCTGACTGCAAAGGTATGaatgagaacaaaaaaaagtgtgtgtatatatatatatatatatatatatatatatatatatatatatatatatatatatatatatatatatatatatatatatatatatataaagatgatTATAATCACGCTAATCCAGAGCATTAGTTTAGAGTATTTGCATTTTATCCCATGCAGAATgtccatctggacctggaggtgtgtgtggaggtcttgGCCGATGTGAGGGGGAGGGTACTCGTCTGGGTGATGGGGAGTGCGTCTGTGATCCAGGATACTCTGGCAATTTATGCCAGAACTGTGCAGATGGTTACTACAGAGAGAAGAGCTCCAATGACAGCACAGGAGGCTGTACAGGTGCCTCACATTcgcacagctttttttttttgcattttaaattctttttgagGTCAGCGGTAGTTGACCCCACTCCTGATATTCATGGCTCTCGTCCTCTGTAGCATGTTACCACTCCTGTAATAAATGCACTGGGCCACAGGACTACAAATGTCTGGACTGCAAACCCGGCTGGATGCTCCATGACAACAAGTGTGTGGGTGAGTGTGGCTTTAGAGGTTACTTGGCCACATTTGCTGTGATTCTGTGCCAAGCTTTGGATGGATGTGTGTTTAACTTCCCTTTTATGTTTCATAGACATTGATGAGTGTGGTACAGAGCTTGCTCGTTGTCCCTCGAACACCTACTGTCACAACACAGATGGATCATATGAATGCAGAGGTATACTCCCTCTCTGGACAGTTTTACATGTTCTGCAGTCAATGGACAGTGTAAGTATATAATGTTGCCTTTTGAATCCAGGCTGCGACCAGGCATGTGTGGGCTGCATGGGTAGTGGCCCTGCCCGCTGTAAGAAATGTGCACGTGGCTACAGACTGAAGGGAGCTAAATGTCTTGGTAAGTAAATACTTGTCTATTTAATAATCCCTGTTTAGTTATATCCTTCTCCTGGTGAGTTTTAAACCATTCTTCTTGGTTTTGCCACACAGATATAGATGAATGCAGTGAACGTGCAATTGCTTGCCCAGGGCTCAATGAGGCCTGCATCAACGAGGAGGGCTCTTTCCACTGTGACTGTGCTGATGGATTCATTAGAAGAGATAGCATTTGTGTTGAGAATAAGCCTCCTGGTAAGTGGAAGCTGTAGAGATAAGTGATTTTGTATGTATATCCCTCTGTTTCCTGAGAATATTAAGCATTATTTAGCTATCATAAAGATGGTGTTATATAACACCAAGTATTTCTGTTCTGTCTACAGTCAGCCCTGAACATCTGTTTGCTTCACTACCACTTTATCTCTCTCTGCTTTCATCTACTTAATTTCCATACAGCTTCAGCCCTGATATAGTATTACCAGAAAATGGCTGTAGCTTTATTAATCCTGATGTCAACAGACAAAATCATCAACAATGGCTGTGCTTGTTTTTGGTGATGTTCATGCTATTGCTGCTGAAATTAAATTTCAGAGTTTTGTTTGCATCATAATCCCAAACACAATGGTGGAAATGCAAAGTAGTGGATGTGCTGAGCATGAATCAGTTAACGGTAGATTGGATTTACCAGAAACATTCTCTCCATTTCACTTGGTTGATCAACTGATGACTGTATCTGATAAAACAATCAGACAACAACTGTAAAATTCGTGTTCAGGCAAAGCTGATTGGTATCTTTTGAATCAAAGCTGGATAAACTGTGTAGTTACTCACAACAACATGGTAGGGGCACCATACAGATGCAATACTCTGACAATGTAGAGACAGAAATCTGACCCAAATTACCCTGCAGCTAGTTTACCTATGATTTCAGTGTTACTTCTGTctataaatttcttttattttttacctctCTAGCTGGTCCAGAGAAGGGACTCTTTGATGACATGACTGATGATGAGGTCCTTGTACTGCAGCAGATGTTCTTCGGCGTTGTTATCTGTGCCTTGGCTACGCTCGCTGCTAAGGGTGACATGGTCTTCACAGCCATTTTTATTGGAGGAGTAGCTGCTATGGCTGGATACTGGCTGACAGAGAAAGGAGACTACATGCTGGATGGATTTCTGAAGGGACGCTAATCTGTTTGAGACAAGGATTTGACTAAAGGACTCTTGGAATAACTAAGTTGAGTAAGACTCAACTGGGGCCAGGAAAGCATCTTTTCAATGCCAGCCTTTCAGGGATTTACTTGTTGTAGAGTTACTTAAAAGGGCTCCAGTGCATTAATTGATGTTTCAGAACCAGAGTAACCAGAAGGCTATGAAGCCGTGAATCTTCAGAGAAATATGAAACCAACACTGCACTGATTTTAGGGAACTCGACTCGATCCCCTACCTCAGCTATGTTGGGAACGAGGGTGACATCAATCCAACTACTGATTGTTAAAATCTATTATGCATTTAAATGTCTCATCTGACCtctttgtttcttaaaaaaGCCTCCAGTCCGCATGTCCATCTATGATTTTCACCTTTTCAGTGCTGTGAAGCAGAGCTCACCCATAGTTCAAATGATGCATCCATTTTGACTGTTTCAGGTCACTGCAGCACTTTGGTTTATTTCTTCAAGCATGAGGGTTAgatgaagaaaactgaaacatttaTCCAAACACCTCCCCAAAAGACAGCTCATTCAACTCTGGGATGTTTCCattatgaatgtttattttcagactttttacctcctcctcctctctgagggtttgtttctttttagtaaTAATGCATGATAATGGTATGTAAAATGGAAAATACTGCactgatttaattttctttactgTGGCGTGGATGATTTAATGTTTAACAGCTGCTGAATAACATATTTATACTGTGTGAGGGAATGTTCTAAGATAAATAGCAGCTCTGATGTGATCAAtccaagcttttttttctgttgcctttatttttttaaagcaatatttatgttttatattttattgaattCCCTTGTTTCTGTGTGCATTATCAATGCAAATGTTCAGCTGTAGTTTTAACGGGTAGCATAGCACCATGTAGGAGAGCCACTCGAGTGTCACTTCTCATCCGTCCATCCTAATTcaccttttatttttccactgtgGAATGTCGTCCAGTCACAACAGAAGTTTGctttacaataaaagaaattccTCACTCCCTATGCttctataacattttttttaaattcatttttgccATTTATGTAGACAGAACATAGAACCGTCTAGCTTGGAGAAAGAGCGTATACAGAGAAGTTAGTGTTAGAGGGAAAGTTTGATGTTCCAGTGTAGAAACACTCAAGTATTTCTATActatatatttagaaaaaatgcTTAACATATAATTTCCTCTCAAATTACCCCACTTTTGTTCTGTAGAATGCAGTTGTTCTCGAGTTCCCATAAGTGAGAAACCTGAAAATGTTGTCAGTTTCTGCACATTTGGGGAAAGCAAAGGCTTCCTGTAGGCTcatgttgctgctttatttcatttaacgGCCTCATTTGTAGGTCACTTAAGTGAAGAAACAGAgctaaaagtccaaaagatgcaatgcatatatatatatctatatatatatatatatatatatatatatatatatatatatatatatatctatatatatatatatatatatatataatcaaaaataagaaatacttTGTTTACTGTGTGTTCTGTCATTCTggaaaaatgctgcaaaatgtgGAGGTTGCACCAAAGTTACTGAGCAGGGAATCTGTtataattttagatttgtttaccTGTTAAAGATTATAAATCTATATATCCTACATTTGAACTGCAGTTAACATAACTGATGTTTAAATGAGCAACAGGTAATCTCAGGTtggaaatgacagaaaagacaaaaaaagattgTGCTGGATGATAAATTTTCAACAGGGTTTATATGTGGTAAATGTAACTTTTCTACCAAACATGTTTTGTACAAAATTATAACTGCACTTTATCTGATATGATTGGCAAAGCCTTTATTTGCAATCACAACTTCAAGACAGTATTTAGCTCGTTGCCCATCACCACTGGGACTTGGGACAGCTTCTTCCCTGCGATGAGCTCCAGGTCTTTGAAGATGGAGAGAGCATCTCTCTGGCCTTTAGCTCCCTCCATGAGTCTGGACAGGATTTAGGTCTGGACTTGAGCTGGACCACTAGATATTAACATTGTTCTGTTGACTGCTTCTTAAATTTGGATGGATAATGTTAAGAACCAACTGCAGACTAATTGGTATATGCTGCAGATTACTGGggaaaaagaaagtacaaaCAAGTATgggtatttaaataaaaaaggggggtggggtgggtaCATTCATATCCTAGTTGGCAGAGTATTCAAAAAAGTGCTGTAAAACAAATTTTGTTTGAATAGTATGAACTGAATTTTGCATGCCATTGTCATGTGAGACTTGTATACCTGAATTCTACAGTGATGTTTGAGTCACAGCTTTTGACTTAAAAGGTTGGAGCTATTTCAGTGTTCCACTCCAGTTAATGGGGTTGAGACACAGCAGCTCCCTTTCCTTCAGAGCCTCCTGGGAACGTGTTAGTGCTCTGTCCCTCCAGCTCTTCTCCATTAGCTgtacacataaaacacacaacaaaaacaagaggaaaaagCCTCAGACACTCCCTGTTTTGTTGTAATTGCATACATCAGGAAGCATGCTCCAAACACTGCTGCACACAAAAGCATTAGTAACAGACATGTGTGGGTTTGTACCCTCTTGTTTTCATCTCTGTAGGCCATCATCGCTTTACTGTGTTGAATCCTCTGCTCTCTTTCATTGGACAGGGAAAGACGGTCCACTTCTCTGACAGACTCTGCTTCTTTTGCTTTCCTGGTCACCTGCATTTTTAGTGCCACACATTTCTCTTCCATCTGCCTCTTTAACTGCCCTCGCAAATCCTTCCTGCAAAGAAAAGTGCAGCTGTAAATGCTACAAAGCTGAAGCACAAAAGACTCATCGAAGGGGGTGATGAAGCTAAAGAGTTGTGTGTTTTACCTGTACTCTTCTTTCTCACTAGTGGTTCCATAAAAGGGTTTTTGCCATGCCTGATGATACCTTACACATCAACTGCAAGTCAGTGACTTTAATCTCAGCTCTTAAATGCAAAAGCATATATGGCACTAATGACTCCCTGGAATAattcttgataaaaaaaaaaaaaaaaaaaagagctcttTTGACCACATCTACCTGAAATGATCTTTTCTCTGCATGAACAGTGCCCTCTGCTGGTTGTGGTGGTGAACAGCTTGTGTCTCCAGACTGACTGTGCGTTTAGGGGCCAAAGGAGGCTGCAAAGGGTTCAATCTTGGAATATTCTTTAAGACAAAGATTACTGGAGTTATTAGTTAGGGGGAGGTTAAAGCAAAGCTCCCAGGACACAGAAGCTCACAATCAGAAAATCACTGCTCACCTGGGTACTTGTCCACAGAGGGGTTGAGTCAGAATCTGAAATGATGGGAAATTTTAAGGAAGTGACCAGCAGGTGCGGAGTCTGCCGGACAGGAGTTGTGTCACGAGGAATACAAACAGGTGTGGAAGCTATAGAGATAGCTGCTGCAGTAATAAAGACATGAGCAGAATCACAGAACATGGATGTAAAGACTAACGATAATATTAAAATACCAGGTGAACTAAACAAAAGTTTTCCTTACGTAGTCTCATTTTGTGGTTGAAAAGCAGTTCTGTCCAGACTTCACTTTATACGTGCTGAAACTGTTccaaaatgttaaatctaacAAAACTGTCCTCAGTCTTCTTtgcattaaatcaaatcaaaatttaaatacaGCAAATTACAGTAGCGTGTCTGGTTATAGATTAAACCCTTGGCACTCCAGTGCATTTACTAAGGGTTTTGCGGTGGTAACAGTTGCCATGGGAATCAGGTTACATCTCATAAAAAGAAAGCTCCTGTGTGGAGTGACTATGCATCAGTGCACTCTAAAAGAGAGATTATTAGCCTGTGGCAATGGATTAATCACATAAGACATAGCATGTTTCTCTATGTTATCCCAGAATGagacaagaaaaacaagcagcagaATGACTGAATATTACACTcaataatttcacatttttaaccacttaaaacattttattcaacatgaattaaaactttttaaagaaggaCTAAACATCTAGAATACAGCTGC
This region of Melanotaenia boesemani isolate fMelBoe1 chromosome 13, fMelBoe1.pri, whole genome shotgun sequence genomic DNA includes:
- the LOC121652249 gene encoding protein disulfide isomerase Creld1 — encoded protein: MWWARPFLPALVLLSELSVVKVQTAPCQTCQKLTESFIKGLERTANKNFGGGNTAWEEEKLAKYARSETRLLEIVEAACEKTDFDCNRLLEQIEDQVETWWFHRQQEAPDLFEWLCIEELRLCCPAGRFGPDCKECPSGPGGVCGGLGRCEGEGTRLGDGECVCDPGYSGNLCQNCADGYYREKSSNDSTGGCTACYHSCNKCTGPQDYKCLDCKPGWMLHDNKCVDIDECGTELARCPSNTYCHNTDGSYECRGCDQACVGCMGSGPARCKKCARGYRLKGAKCLDIDECSERAIACPGLNEACINEEGSFHCDCADGFIRRDSICVENKPPAGPEKGLFDDMTDDEVLVLQQMFFGVVICALATLAAKGDMVFTAIFIGGVAAMAGYWLTEKGDYMLDGFLKGR